In Saccharomonospora marina XMU15, one genomic interval encodes:
- a CDS encoding zinc-binding alcohol dehydrogenase family protein, which translates to MRAWRVTRPGPMALGPHGPLRFGEDDPVPEPSRGELLLRVLACGVCRTDLHVAEGDLPVHKPDVVPGHEVVGEVVGTGEGAGESFSVGDRVGVAWLRGTCGRCRFCARGEENLCPYSTYTGWDADGGYADYTTVPADYALPLPAGYSDAELAPLLCAGIIGYRALRRAQLPPGGRLGIYGFGASAHLAAQVALAEGARLHVLTRSAKARQLAAELGAASTQGAAEQPPEPLDSAILFAPAGELVPPALAALDRGGTLSIAGIHLSDIPQLNYQRHLFQERQVRSVTANTRADATEFLRFAAGNRLRVSTTRYPLEQADHALVDLAADRVNGAAVLAASTG; encoded by the coding sequence ATGCGAGCATGGCGGGTGACGCGGCCGGGACCGATGGCGCTCGGCCCGCACGGGCCGCTCAGGTTCGGCGAGGACGACCCGGTGCCGGAACCGAGCCGTGGTGAGCTGCTGCTGCGGGTGCTGGCGTGCGGCGTGTGCCGTACCGACCTGCACGTGGCCGAGGGCGACCTGCCGGTGCACAAGCCGGACGTGGTGCCAGGACACGAGGTCGTCGGCGAGGTCGTCGGAACCGGCGAGGGAGCGGGGGAGTCGTTCTCCGTCGGGGACCGGGTCGGTGTCGCGTGGCTGCGCGGCACCTGCGGGCGGTGCCGGTTCTGCGCCAGGGGCGAGGAGAACCTGTGCCCGTACTCCACCTACACCGGGTGGGACGCCGACGGCGGATACGCCGACTACACCACGGTGCCCGCCGACTACGCGCTCCCGCTGCCTGCGGGCTATTCCGACGCCGAACTGGCCCCGCTGCTGTGCGCGGGCATCATTGGCTACCGGGCGCTGCGGCGCGCGCAGCTGCCACCCGGCGGCAGGCTCGGAATCTACGGTTTCGGAGCCAGCGCGCACCTGGCCGCACAGGTCGCGCTCGCCGAGGGCGCGCGGCTGCACGTGCTGACCCGCAGCGCGAAGGCAAGGCAACTGGCCGCCGAACTCGGCGCGGCCAGCACGCAGGGTGCGGCGGAGCAGCCGCCGGAGCCGCTGGACTCGGCCATCCTGTTCGCGCCCGCGGGCGAGCTGGTGCCGCCAGCGCTGGCCGCGCTGGATCGGGGCGGCACCCTGTCGATCGCCGGGATTCACCTGTCCGACATCCCGCAGCTGAACTACCAGCGGCACCTGTTCCAGGAACGGCAGGTGCGCAGTGTCACCGCGAACACCCGCGCCGACGCGACCGAGTTCCTGCGGTTCGCGGCAGGCAACCGGCTGCGGGTCAGCACCACCCGCTACCCGCTGGAGCAGGCCGACCACGCGCTCGTGGACCTGGCCGCCGACCGGGTGAACGGCGCCGCCGTGCTCGCGGCGAGCACGGGGTAG
- a CDS encoding DUF3048 domain-containing protein, giving the protein MRARAIRRLLAAVAVFLAVGAAVAALLLFGGDEQRPAAPPPSRPPSTTSAPTSTPPPRDSVLVVKIDNVSAARPQTGLAAAEVVYVEPVEGGLTRLAAVYSGRLPAVAGPVRSARETDAELLAQYGHPTLAFSGAAPEIMDALRAAPLNVVTELSHPGAYYRDPGRPRPHNLYTRPAELPMGTGAGPNRVLRFGVAPAGGRAMTEHTVSYRAASYHLRWSAQQRRWLVSLDGSPLISSGAGQVGAATVVIQHVRVEPGRGVRDSTGSLSPFARTVGTGRVTVLRDGLAFEGTWSRPTAAEGTRFTTNDGEPLRLAKGPVWVFLVGS; this is encoded by the coding sequence GTGCGGGCGAGAGCCATCCGCAGGTTGCTGGCGGCCGTGGCGGTGTTCCTGGCGGTCGGTGCCGCTGTCGCGGCGCTGTTGCTGTTCGGCGGTGATGAGCAGCGACCTGCCGCGCCGCCGCCCTCGCGGCCGCCGTCGACGACGTCGGCGCCCACCTCGACACCGCCGCCGCGCGATTCGGTGCTCGTGGTCAAGATCGACAACGTGAGCGCCGCCCGCCCACAGACCGGCCTCGCCGCCGCGGAGGTCGTCTACGTGGAGCCGGTCGAGGGTGGGCTCACCCGGCTCGCCGCGGTGTACTCCGGCCGGCTGCCCGCGGTGGCAGGCCCGGTCCGCAGTGCCCGCGAGACCGACGCGGAACTGCTCGCCCAGTACGGCCACCCGACCCTGGCCTTCTCAGGGGCGGCACCCGAGATCATGGACGCGTTGCGCGCGGCACCGCTGAATGTCGTGACCGAGCTGTCACACCCCGGCGCGTACTACCGGGACCCGGGCAGGCCGCGCCCGCACAACCTCTACACCCGCCCCGCCGAACTGCCCATGGGAACCGGGGCTGGTCCGAACCGGGTGCTGCGGTTCGGGGTCGCCCCCGCCGGTGGGCGCGCCATGACCGAGCACACGGTGTCCTACCGGGCGGCCTCGTATCACCTGCGATGGTCGGCCCAGCAGCGGAGGTGGCTGGTGTCGCTCGACGGTTCGCCGCTGATCTCCTCCGGCGCCGGACAGGTCGGCGCGGCCACGGTGGTGATCCAGCACGTGCGAGTCGAACCCGGTCGAGGGGTGCGCGACAGCACCGGATCGCTTTCTCCGTTCGCCCGCACGGTCGGCACCGGCAGGGTGACCGTGCTGCGCGACGGCCTCGCGTTCGAAGGAACGTGGTCCAGGCCAACGGCGGCCGAGGGGACGCGGTTCACCACGAACGACGGGGAACCGCTGCGGCTGGCGAAGGGGCCGGTGTGGGTGTTTCTCGTCGGGTCCTGA
- a CDS encoding ABC transporter ATP-binding protein gives MAEDTAVATRPPGTRGDVLRVRDLTKRFGDRVAVDSVSFHVAPGETYGLLGPNGAGKTTAIRMVCGLARPDAGEVVIAGERVSRSAVRAKALVGYVPQEVALYPDLSARENLNFFGRLYRLGGKPLRRRVDEVLELTGLADRAGERVESFSGGMRRRLNIGAALLHQPTLLVLDEPTVGVDPQSRHAIMDSVRAFGAAGMAILYTTHYMEEAERLCDRVGIIDHGKLIAEGTRRELVSRLGERDRVALTVDGDATAFAAECGRLPGVAAVDTTTEAGHSQVSLVVSQGRSALPALLEAAERSGATVRSAEVIEPDLEAVFLHLTGTALRE, from the coding sequence ATGGCAGAGGATACGGCTGTGGCCACTCGACCACCCGGCACCCGCGGCGACGTGTTGCGCGTGCGGGACCTGACGAAGCGCTTCGGGGACCGAGTGGCCGTGGATTCGGTGAGTTTCCACGTCGCACCCGGCGAGACCTACGGCCTGCTCGGGCCCAACGGCGCGGGCAAGACCACCGCGATCCGCATGGTGTGCGGGCTGGCCAGGCCGGACGCGGGCGAGGTCGTGATCGCGGGCGAGCGGGTGAGCCGATCCGCCGTGCGGGCCAAGGCGCTGGTCGGCTACGTTCCGCAGGAGGTGGCGCTGTACCCGGACCTCTCGGCGAGGGAGAACCTGAACTTCTTCGGCAGGTTGTACCGGCTGGGCGGGAAACCGCTGCGACGCAGGGTCGACGAGGTGCTGGAGCTGACCGGGCTCGCCGATCGCGCGGGGGAGCGGGTGGAGTCCTTCTCCGGTGGCATGCGCAGGCGCCTCAACATCGGTGCCGCGCTGCTGCACCAGCCGACGCTGCTCGTGCTCGACGAGCCGACCGTCGGGGTGGACCCGCAGAGCAGGCACGCGATCATGGACAGTGTCCGGGCGTTCGGGGCCGCGGGCATGGCGATCCTCTACACCACTCACTACATGGAGGAAGCCGAGCGGCTGTGCGACCGGGTCGGCATCATCGACCACGGCAAACTGATCGCGGAGGGCACCCGCAGGGAGTTGGTGTCGCGGCTTGGTGAGCGCGACCGCGTCGCGCTCACCGTGGACGGCGACGCCACGGCGTTCGCCGCCGAGTGCGGCAGGCTGCCTGGTGTGGCGGCGGTCGACACCACCACCGAAGCGGGGCACTCGCAGGTGTCGCTCGTGGTGAGCCAGGGACGCTCGGCGCTGCCCGCGCTGCTGGAGGCGGCCGAACGCAGCGGGGCGACCGTGCGCTCGGCCGAGGTGATCGAGCCCGACCTCGAGGCCGTGTTCCTGCACCTGACCGGAACGGCGCTGCGCGAATGA
- a CDS encoding ABC transporter permease yields the protein MTPPTALLIAGKDLRQRSRDRSALVLVFIAPLVVAALISLAFGSAERFHADVAVVDNDNGPVSAGFTAMLRGDELRDVLTVHPVADEATVRMRVDSGELGAAFVLPEGLSRGTRGAAAPDITVLSGVDSSVSALVASSVADAFVAQLNADTLSVNTALAAGVPADRAAELARQAAALSLPEQVRPEPAGTEQVDAKSYYAPAMGILFMLFTIGFGARGWFAERDGATLDRIAAAPLATGSLLVGKALATFAYGVAGLSTVAVVTSLAFGADWGPPPAAAAVIVAMGLSLVALTALVIAVSRTQRQAEGIAATVTFGLALIGGNFVFLSTAPPLLSTIAMLTPNGWALRAFTDLSSGAPWTSIGVPILAILAFCAVTGGAALLLARRGVAR from the coding sequence ATGACCCCGCCAACAGCACTGCTCATCGCGGGCAAGGACCTGCGCCAGCGGTCACGGGACCGCTCGGCGCTCGTGCTGGTGTTCATCGCACCGCTGGTGGTCGCCGCCCTGATCAGCCTCGCGTTCGGTTCCGCGGAACGGTTCCACGCCGACGTGGCCGTGGTCGACAACGACAACGGTCCGGTCTCGGCCGGCTTCACCGCCATGCTGCGCGGTGACGAACTGCGCGACGTGCTGACCGTGCACCCCGTCGCCGACGAGGCCACCGTGCGCATGCGCGTGGACAGCGGCGAACTGGGCGCGGCGTTCGTGCTGCCGGAAGGGCTTTCCCGCGGCACCCGCGGCGCGGCCGCGCCCGACATCACCGTGCTGTCCGGCGTCGACTCCTCGGTGTCGGCACTTGTCGCCAGTTCGGTGGCGGATGCCTTCGTGGCGCAGCTCAACGCCGACACGCTGTCGGTGAACACCGCGCTGGCGGCGGGCGTGCCGGCTGACCGCGCGGCGGAACTGGCGCGGCAGGCGGCAGCACTGAGCCTGCCGGAACAGGTGCGCCCCGAACCCGCCGGCACCGAACAGGTGGATGCCAAAAGCTACTACGCACCCGCGATGGGCATCCTGTTCATGCTGTTCACGATCGGTTTCGGCGCACGGGGATGGTTCGCAGAGCGCGACGGCGCGACGCTGGACCGCATCGCCGCGGCACCGCTGGCCACCGGATCGCTGCTGGTGGGCAAGGCGTTGGCGACGTTCGCCTACGGGGTGGCGGGCCTGAGCACGGTGGCCGTGGTGACCTCACTGGCGTTCGGCGCTGACTGGGGCCCGCCGCCGGCTGCGGCAGCCGTGATCGTCGCCATGGGCCTTTCGCTGGTGGCCTTGACGGCGCTGGTGATCGCCGTGTCCCGCACCCAGCGGCAGGCCGAGGGAATCGCGGCCACCGTCACCTTCGGCCTGGCGCTGATCGGCGGCAACTTCGTGTTCCTTTCGACGGCGCCGCCGCTGCTGAGCACCATCGCGATGCTGACGCCCAACGGGTGGGCGTTGCGGGCGTTCACCGACCTGTCCTCCGGAGCACCGTGGACGAGCATCGGGGTGCCGATCCTGGCGATCCTGGCGTTCTGCGCCGTCACCGGCGGGGCCGCGCTGCTGCTGGCGCGAAGGGGAGTGGCCCGATGA
- a CDS encoding bifunctional aminoglycoside phosphotransferase/ATP-binding protein — protein MSTFDEFAAVHETHIGVVFLVGERAYKLKKPVNLEFVDFSTPRLRLAACRREVELNRRLAPDVYLGVSEVSDVDGGAADYLVVMRRMPEDRRLSTLVKQGEDVAEVVDRLARMIAAFHSTAARGERISAEGSRDAIRQRWCDSFDQVRQVGVLDGDLTAEIERLTLDFLAGREPMFARRIAAGRVLDGHGDLLTDDVFCLDDGPRVLDCLEFDDRLRWLDGLDDIAFLAMDLERLGATDTARRLLDRYAEFAADPAPASLRHHYIAYRAFVRAKVACLRATQGDAASKRTAREYADLTLRHLRAGRPRLIMVGGLPGTGKSTVAGLVADELGAVLLSTDRLRKELAGRSPHESAAAEYQRGIYTPEHTERTYGELLHRASGLLAEGETVVLDASWVRADDRAEAERTAARAHSEAVALRCVAPAEVAAQRIRARHGDVSDADPRIAAAMSRDADSWPSASDIDTSGTPARSLAQALRVLVD, from the coding sequence ATGTCGACCTTCGACGAGTTCGCCGCTGTGCACGAGACCCACATCGGTGTGGTGTTCCTCGTGGGCGAGCGGGCGTACAAGCTGAAGAAGCCGGTGAACCTGGAGTTCGTGGACTTCAGCACGCCGCGGCTGCGGCTCGCGGCGTGTCGCAGGGAGGTGGAGCTGAACCGCAGGCTCGCCCCCGACGTCTACCTCGGCGTTTCCGAGGTGTCCGATGTCGACGGCGGCGCCGCGGACTACCTGGTCGTGATGCGCAGGATGCCGGAGGATCGCCGACTGTCCACACTCGTCAAGCAAGGTGAGGACGTCGCCGAGGTGGTCGACCGGCTGGCGAGGATGATCGCCGCCTTCCACAGCACGGCGGCTCGCGGCGAGCGGATCTCCGCCGAGGGCAGCCGCGACGCCATCAGGCAGCGCTGGTGCGACAGTTTCGACCAGGTGCGCCAGGTCGGTGTGCTCGACGGCGACCTCACCGCGGAGATCGAGCGGCTCACGCTGGACTTCCTCGCCGGGCGCGAGCCCATGTTCGCCCGCCGGATCGCGGCGGGGCGGGTACTCGACGGACACGGGGACCTGCTGACCGACGACGTGTTCTGCCTCGACGACGGCCCGAGGGTGCTCGACTGCCTCGAGTTCGACGACCGGCTCCGCTGGCTGGACGGCCTCGACGACATCGCGTTCCTGGCGATGGATCTGGAGCGGCTCGGTGCCACGGACACCGCGCGGCGGCTGCTCGACCGCTACGCCGAGTTCGCCGCCGACCCGGCGCCTGCCTCGCTGCGGCACCACTACATCGCCTACCGGGCCTTCGTCCGGGCCAAGGTGGCGTGCCTGCGCGCCACCCAGGGCGATGCCGCGTCGAAGCGCACCGCACGGGAGTACGCCGACCTCACGCTACGGCACCTGCGCGCGGGACGGCCCCGGCTGATCATGGTCGGCGGGCTTCCCGGTACCGGCAAGTCCACCGTGGCCGGGCTGGTCGCCGACGAGCTCGGCGCCGTGCTGCTGTCCACCGACCGGCTGCGCAAGGAACTCGCCGGGCGATCACCGCACGAGTCTGCCGCCGCGGAGTACCAGCGTGGGATCTACACGCCGGAGCACACCGAGCGAACCTACGGCGAGTTGCTGCACCGCGCCTCGGGCCTGCTGGCCGAGGGAGAGACCGTGGTGCTGGACGCGTCCTGGGTGCGAGCCGACGATCGCGCCGAGGCCGAGCGCACCGCCGCCCGCGCTCACAGCGAGGCGGTGGCGCTGCGCTGTGTGGCGCCCGCCGAAGTGGCCGCCCAGCGGATCCGCGCGCGGCACGGCGACGTCTCCGACGCCGACCCCCGCATCGCGGCGGCCATGTCGCGGGATGCCGATTCGTGGCCGTCGGCCTCGGACATCGACACCTCGGGCACGCCAGCCCGCTCGCTTGCCCAGGCGCTGCGGGTGCTTGTGGACTGA
- a CDS encoding universal stress protein, whose product MNTPNHAVGAIVAGVDSTEASLRAVRWAANTAAKHHLPLQLVHAAGFPDLYVGTTVPPPESFMEELRRQSWETLRAARDIARQAGDAGDIDIHTRFETDPPIPFLLRASSEAAMIVLGSSGRTGLTGALVGSTTLALVAHAGCPVVSVRSDYAEVATDDRRPVVVGIDGSPTSERAIGYAFDEASFRGVELVAVHTWSDTDTDVFSEARMYFDWEPMREVEQRRLAERLAGWQEKYPDVPVRRVIEKDKPRHELLEWSRRAQLLVVGSRGRGGFTGMLLGSTSQALIHHAECPVMIARSERAGE is encoded by the coding sequence ATGAACACGCCCAACCATGCCGTGGGCGCGATCGTGGCCGGTGTCGACAGCACCGAGGCGTCGCTGCGGGCGGTGCGCTGGGCCGCGAACACGGCGGCCAAGCACCACCTCCCGCTCCAGCTGGTGCACGCGGCGGGCTTTCCCGACCTCTACGTCGGCACCACGGTGCCGCCACCGGAGTCGTTCATGGAGGAGCTGCGCAGGCAGAGCTGGGAGACGCTGCGCGCCGCGAGGGACATCGCCAGGCAGGCCGGTGACGCCGGTGACATCGACATCCACACGCGGTTCGAGACCGATCCCCCCATCCCGTTCCTGCTGCGTGCCTCCTCCGAAGCGGCGATGATCGTGCTGGGTTCCTCCGGGCGCACCGGGCTCACCGGCGCGCTGGTCGGCTCCACCACGCTCGCTCTGGTCGCGCACGCCGGTTGCCCGGTCGTGTCGGTGCGCAGCGACTACGCCGAGGTGGCCACCGACGACCGGCGGCCGGTGGTTGTCGGGATCGACGGCAGCCCGACCAGCGAGCGCGCCATCGGCTACGCCTTCGACGAGGCGAGTTTCCGCGGGGTGGAGCTGGTCGCCGTGCACACCTGGAGCGACACCGACACCGACGTCTTCAGCGAGGCCCGCATGTACTTCGACTGGGAGCCGATGAGGGAGGTCGAACAGCGGCGGCTCGCCGAGCGGCTCGCGGGCTGGCAGGAGAAGTACCCCGACGTGCCGGTGCGGCGGGTCATCGAGAAGGACAAGCCGAGGCACGAACTGCTGGAATGGAGCCGCAGGGCGCAGCTTCTGGTCGTGGGCAGCCGCGGCCGCGGTGGTTTCACCGGAATGCTGCTCGGTTCCACCAGTCAGGCGCTGATCCACCACGCCGAGTGCCCTGTCATGATCGCCCGCTCCGAGCGTGCAGGCGAGTGA
- a CDS encoding lycopene cyclase family protein, whose protein sequence is MTIVIAGGGLSGLTLAAHLTRRPPRCEVLIVDDGGKDITAAGWGSWSDRPGLLDAAARYRWDRIHVHAGGRSRLLDLGAYRYRYVRGGDLSATVTPMLESAPGFRRVRGHVDDIVEAGIEAGVESGGARVVVDGEPIEARWVFDSVLGPAEPPPADAVLVFRGWHLETEAEVFDPGVPTLFDFRTPRSAAASFVYVLPFDRRHALVEHTTFAAPAVADAAADGETQRAALSEYLDTVLRAGPYRVEREEAAALPLSARPVRRRRGDVLAIGTEAGLLKPSTGYAYERIRRDSVAIADSLAEHGHPFAIGEPSRRHRLLDGALLDVITARPAQLERAFAGLFDRPSAEPVLRFLDERTSVREEAALFTALPAVEYARAAARRWRRHR, encoded by the coding sequence ATGACCATCGTGATCGCAGGCGGCGGGTTGAGCGGGCTCACCCTGGCCGCGCACCTCACCCGGCGACCGCCGCGATGCGAGGTGCTGATCGTCGACGACGGCGGCAAGGACATCACCGCCGCAGGGTGGGGATCGTGGTCGGACCGGCCAGGACTGCTCGACGCCGCCGCGCGGTACCGCTGGGACCGGATCCACGTGCACGCCGGCGGCCGGTCGCGGCTGCTCGACCTCGGCGCCTACCGCTACCGCTACGTGCGTGGCGGCGACCTCTCGGCCACGGTGACACCGATGCTCGAATCCGCACCGGGGTTTCGCCGGGTACGCGGTCACGTCGACGACATCGTCGAGGCAGGCATCGAGGCAGGCGTCGAGTCGGGCGGTGCCCGCGTGGTCGTCGACGGTGAGCCCATCGAGGCCAGGTGGGTGTTCGACAGCGTGCTCGGCCCTGCCGAGCCGCCCCCTGCCGACGCGGTGCTGGTGTTTCGCGGCTGGCACCTGGAGACCGAGGCGGAGGTGTTCGATCCCGGCGTGCCGACACTGTTCGACTTCCGCACGCCGCGGTCGGCCGCAGCGAGCTTCGTGTACGTGTTGCCGTTCGACCGCAGGCACGCCCTGGTGGAACACACCACGTTCGCCGCACCGGCGGTCGCCGACGCTGCGGCCGACGGCGAAACTCAGCGGGCGGCGCTGTCGGAGTACCTGGACACGGTGCTGCGGGCGGGGCCCTACCGCGTCGAGCGGGAGGAGGCCGCCGCGCTGCCGCTGTCGGCGCGGCCGGTGCGGCGCCGCCGGGGCGACGTGCTCGCCATCGGCACCGAGGCCGGCCTGCTCAAACCCAGCACCGGATACGCCTACGAGCGCATCCGGCGCGACAGCGTGGCCATCGCGGACTCGCTCGCCGAGCACGGGCACCCGTTCGCGATCGGCGAACCGAGCCGGCGGCACCGGCTGCTCGACGGCGCGCTGCTCGACGTGATCACCGCACGCCCGGCGCAGCTGGAACGCGCCTTCGCCGGACTGTTCGACCGGCCCAGCGCCGAGCCGGTGCTGCGCTTCCTCGACGAACGCACCTCGGTACGCGAGGAGGCGGCATTGTTCACCGCGCTCCCTGCCGTCGAGTACGCGCGTGCCGCGGCTCGCCGTTGGCGTCGGCACCGGTAG
- a CDS encoding site-2 protease family protein produces the protein MFTATVPLGRIRGVRIGAHWSVLIIVGLIAYLLATSLLPTAVPGYAAGWYWFTAAVTSVLFMASLLAHEVSHSITARHYGVPTKRITLWMLGGAAELEKEPPHPRADFLIAFAGPATSLLVGGACWGLAALVQELVPPLAFAALLWLGLTNVVIAVFNLLPGAPLDGGRLVRSAVWKRTGDRRRAARAAARAGQVLGALLLVAGFVEVLGFGQFSGLWLALIGWFLIGAAAAELRHSQLHQRLGGMPVREVMTRHPEVAPGWWTVESFLERIADHGRHRVFPVVSFEGAPLGVVSLAELVRLSADERMTSRVADVCRTPPAVPIVPADTPVEEVLASTPLRAGRDLLLVTEYADNSQKTGLAGVVSPDDLGRTVELAALREDAATRSGEPGRGSATGADANGEPRHARTRRQGAR, from the coding sequence ATGTTCACCGCGACCGTTCCGCTCGGCCGTATCCGTGGTGTGCGCATCGGCGCGCACTGGTCCGTGCTCATCATCGTCGGGCTCATCGCCTACCTGCTGGCGACCTCGCTGCTGCCCACCGCCGTGCCTGGGTACGCGGCGGGCTGGTACTGGTTCACCGCAGCCGTCACCTCCGTGCTGTTCATGGCTTCGCTGCTGGCGCACGAGGTGTCGCACTCGATCACCGCGAGGCACTACGGGGTGCCGACCAAACGCATCACCCTGTGGATGCTGGGCGGCGCCGCCGAGTTGGAGAAGGAGCCGCCGCACCCACGCGCGGACTTCCTGATCGCCTTCGCCGGTCCCGCCACGAGCCTGCTGGTCGGCGGCGCCTGCTGGGGACTGGCCGCGTTGGTCCAGGAGCTGGTGCCACCGCTGGCGTTTGCCGCGCTGCTGTGGCTGGGCCTGACCAACGTCGTGATCGCGGTGTTCAACCTGCTGCCGGGCGCGCCGCTGGACGGCGGCAGGCTGGTGCGGTCGGCGGTGTGGAAGCGCACCGGTGACCGCCGGCGTGCCGCGAGGGCCGCCGCGAGGGCGGGCCAGGTGCTCGGCGCGCTGCTGCTGGTCGCCGGGTTCGTCGAGGTTCTGGGATTCGGTCAGTTCAGCGGACTGTGGCTGGCCCTCATCGGCTGGTTCCTCATCGGTGCCGCGGCGGCCGAGCTCAGGCATTCGCAACTGCACCAGCGGCTGGGCGGGATGCCGGTGCGCGAGGTGATGACGCGCCACCCCGAGGTGGCTCCCGGCTGGTGGACGGTCGAGTCGTTCCTCGAGCGCATCGCGGACCACGGCAGGCACCGCGTCTTCCCCGTCGTTTCCTTCGAGGGGGCGCCGCTCGGGGTGGTCAGCCTCGCCGAGCTGGTGCGGCTGTCCGCCGACGAGCGCATGACCAGCCGGGTGGCGGATGTGTGCCGCACGCCGCCCGCCGTGCCGATCGTGCCCGCCGACACGCCGGTGGAGGAGGTACTGGCGAGCACACCGCTGCGAGCAGGTCGGGATCTGTTGCTGGTCACCGAGTACGCCGACAACTCGCAGAAGACGGGACTGGCCGGTGTGGTGAGCCCCGACGATCTCGGCAGGACCGTCGAGTTGGCCGCGCTACGCGAGGACGCGGCCACGCGGTCCGGCGAGCCCGGTCGCGGCTCGGCTACCGGTGCCGACGCCAACGGCGAGCCGCGGCACGCGCGTACTCGACGGCAGGGAGCGCGGTGA
- the gap gene encoding type I glyceraldehyde-3-phosphate dehydrogenase, giving the protein MTVFLGINGFGRIGRDIARCALARTDDSVEVVAVNDIADAHTLAYLLEYDSTHGRLGLPVRLRGQSIVVGDHRIHVSRTPHPADLDWRTFGADVVIEATGRFRGRKEAAAHLDAGASKVIVSAPGVDVDATIVMGVNDDGYDPARHDVISGASGTTNCVAPMLLVLHRAFGVRRGLLTSIHGYTNDQSLLDQPHADLRRARSAAVNILPTTTGATKSIGEVLPQLDGALGAAAVRVPVEVGSLADLTVEVESPVTVGQVNRAFADAARGHLRRILRYTEAPIVSRDVVGESASCVFDASLTTTNANLVKVFGWYDNEWGYSNRMLELADLIDPVG; this is encoded by the coding sequence ATGACCGTGTTCCTCGGCATCAACGGATTCGGCCGTATCGGCCGCGACATCGCGCGCTGTGCGCTCGCGCGGACCGACGACAGCGTCGAAGTGGTGGCGGTGAACGACATCGCGGACGCGCACACCCTCGCCTACCTGCTGGAGTACGACTCGACGCACGGCAGGCTGGGCCTTCCCGTGCGCCTACGTGGCCAGTCGATCGTGGTCGGTGACCACCGCATCCACGTCTCCCGCACCCCACACCCCGCCGACCTCGACTGGCGAACCTTCGGCGCCGACGTGGTGATCGAGGCCACCGGCCGCTTCCGAGGCAGGAAGGAGGCCGCGGCGCACCTGGACGCCGGAGCCAGCAAAGTGATCGTGTCCGCGCCCGGTGTCGACGTCGACGCCACCATCGTGATGGGCGTCAACGACGACGGCTACGACCCCGCCAGGCACGACGTCATCTCGGGCGCTTCGGGCACCACGAACTGTGTGGCGCCGATGCTGCTGGTGCTGCACCGCGCTTTCGGCGTCCGCCGCGGCCTGCTCACCTCCATCCACGGCTACACCAACGACCAGTCGCTGCTCGACCAGCCGCACGCCGACCTGCGCCGAGCCAGGTCGGCGGCGGTGAACATCCTGCCGACCACAACGGGCGCCACGAAGTCGATCGGTGAGGTGCTGCCGCAGCTGGACGGCGCCCTCGGCGCGGCCGCGGTGCGGGTGCCGGTGGAGGTGGGTTCACTGGCCGACCTGACCGTCGAGGTCGAGTCGCCGGTGACGGTCGGGCAGGTGAACCGGGCGTTCGCCGACGCGGCCCGCGGCCACCTTCGCCGCATCCTGCGCTACACCGAAGCGCCGATCGTCTCCCGTGACGTCGTTGGCGAGTCGGCCTCGTGCGTGTTCGACGCGAGCCTCACCACCACCAACGCCAACCTGGTGAAGGTGTTCGGCTGGTACGACAACGAATGGGGCTACTCCAACCGGATGCTGGAACTCGCCGACCTGATCGACCCGGTGGGCTGA